Proteins encoded together in one Amblyomma americanum isolate KBUSLIRL-KWMA chromosome 1, ASM5285725v1, whole genome shotgun sequence window:
- the LOC144094065 gene encoding endochitinase-like, whose amino-acid sequence MDYSERMRPSLSRDAPEWAEKLPMVLSKRRIPISIFAVIGVLTVAGACFAAVTAVVLYRTAVHELAGEEGAEKPVALSGPFPGGLPSRLRPRSEARRVFCVYNNRLPERQPAINFTIEDLKVQYCDDIVYGFVGLDGTATNIRSKHPKYDFLDDGLKRFVGLKRSKPEVNLWACLGGSSDDGPRFATLVKERRTRVTFVRNSAEWLRRNAFQGLLLYWKHPGPEHRVNFSVLMADLRNAYARDNLLTSVVLPLNTRLRRDSYYVQSLYENLDVVLVDGHRSVDPRHFPLTTCATPVRTLLRAWHQGQYGLQRALDDLAVETDDFRKTVLSVSFSGVSFTLRHRSLHRVGAAASGPGAPGARTNESGLLSYVEVQERLRREGWKRGYHHYGRCPFARKDMQWVAYEDEESLNDKAGLAEMCSGLAVWDADMDDFAGLVGKPCPLLRKVHEVVHERASHHKTPSPPKSYRKFF is encoded by the exons ATGGATTACAGTGAGCGGATGCGCCCGAGCTTGTCCAGGGATGCCCCCGAGTGGGCAGAGAAGCTGCCCATGGTGCTGAGCAAGCGCAGGATTCCCATCTCCATCTTCGCCGTCATCGGAGTTCTCACTGTGGCCGGGGCCTGTTTCGCCGCAGTCACAGCCGTCGTACTTTACAG GACAGCCGTGCACGAGCTAGCCGGCGAAGAAGGTGCCGAGAAGCCCGTGGCGCTGTCCGGTCCGTTTCCAGGCGGCCTGCCATCGCGGCTGCGACCACGGTCCGAAGCGCGCCGCGTGTTCTGCGTCTACAACAACCGCCTACCGGAGCGCCAGCCGGCGATAAACTTCACCATCGAGGATCTCAAAGTGCAGTATTGCGACGACATTGTCTACGGCTTCGTGGGCCTTGACGGCACGGCCACAAACATTCGTAGCAAGCACCCCAAGTACGACTTCCTCGATGACGGCCTGAAGAG GTTCGTGGGCCTGAAGCGGTCGAAGCCGGAGGTGAACTTGTGGGCGTGTCTCGGCGGCAGCAGCGACGACGGGCCGCGGTTCGCGACTCTGGTCAAAGAGCGGCGCACGCGGGTGACATTCGTGCGCAACTCGGCCGAGTGGCTGCGTCGCAACGCGTTCCAGGGGCTGCTGCTCTACTGGAAGCACCCGGGCCCCGAGCACAGGGTCAACTTCAGCGTGCTGATGGCTGACCTGCGCAACGCTTACGCGCGGGATAACCTGCTCACATCGGTGGTGCTCCCGCTGAACACGCGGCTGCGGCGCGACTCCTACTACGTGCAGTCCCTCTACGAGAACCTGGACGTGGTGCTAGTGGACGGCCACCGGTCGGTCGACCCTCGCCACTTCCCGCTCACAACTTGCGCGACACCGGTGCGCACCCTTCTGCGCGCCTGGCACCAGGGCCAGTACGGCCTGCAGCGTGCGCTCGACGACCTCGCCGTAGAGACGGACGACTTCCGCAAGACGGTGCTGAGCGTGTCCTTCTCGGGCGTCTCGTTCACACTGCGCCATAGGAGCCTGCACCGCGTGGGCGCCGCGGCCTCGGGACCCGGCGCCCCCGGAGCCCGCACTAACGAGTCTGGTCTGCTCAGCTACGTCGAGGTTCAGGAGCGGCTGCGCAGAGAGGGCTGGAAACGCGGCTACCACCACTACGGCCGCTGCCCGTTCGCCAGGAAGGACATGCAGTGGGTTGCTTACGAAGACGAGGAGAGCCTAAACGACAAGGCAGGCCTCGCTGAGATGTGCTCGGGACTGGCCGTATGGGACgccgacatggacgacttcgctGGCCTCGTGGGTAAACCATGCCCGCTGCTACGCAAGGTCCACGAAGTGGTGCACGAACGCGCGTCGCATCACAAAACTCCCAGCCCCCCGAAATCCTACAGGAAATTCTTCTAG